In one Palaemon carinicauda isolate YSFRI2023 chromosome 25, ASM3689809v2, whole genome shotgun sequence genomic region, the following are encoded:
- the LOC137618978 gene encoding uncharacterized protein, whose translation MYYSGPVEKRIVIFATKRNLQCLSQSSHWYADGTSKTVRLIHGRKQKVSLPLLFALLPDKTEETYIDFLQQLKKLEPLCTPLSITIDFEKAMMKACLKEFPNTEQNGCFFHFSQCIFRAIQNNGLKRKYETETSFALQMRMLPALAFVPVGSVIDAFE comes from the coding sequence ATGTATTACTCGGGACCGGTTGAAAAGCGTATTGTCATATTTGCAACCAAACGGAATTTACAGTGTTTATCACAAAGTAGTCATTGGTATGCTGACGGAACATCTAAAACTGTACGTTTGATTCATGGACGAAAACAAAAAGTGTCGTTGCCACTTCTTTTTGCATTATTGCCAGATAAAACAGAAGAAACTTATATAGATTTTTTACAGCAGTTAAAGAAGCTTGAACCTTTGTGCACACCACTATCAATAACGATCGATTTTGAGAAAGCTATGATGAAAGCGTGTCTGAAGGAATTTCCAAATACAGAACAAAATGGTTGCTTTTTCCACTTCAGCCAATGTATTTTCCGTGCAATACAAAATAATGGCCTAAAACGAAAATATGAAACAGAAACCAGTTTTGCTCTACAGATGAGGATGCTACCAGCATTGGCATTCGTACCCGTAGGTAGCGTAATAGACGCGTTTGAATGA